AGTTCCTGCGGCTGCAGTGGCACACGACGGCACTGAACCGGTCAATCGTCAAATGGAGCACAAAGTATCCGAAAATACTTGACTGTAGTTTCAATGTCGGCGTCTACCTGAGCCTCGTGCTGATGCCATTCGCCGTGGTGATGATAGTAATATCTTCCTTCCAAACAAACCTTCACGGACAATCGGCCCGCGTGGTGACTTCGGGCGGGGTAGGAGGAGATTCCCGCACACCCGTACGGCGGATGGTAGAAATTGACCTGGTGGTGCCGGGCGTTAATCTACCGATCAACGAAATTGGTTATTACATTGCGGCCTTAGCCATCAACAGCGTTGTGCATGAGCTGGGGCATGGTTTGGCGGCGGTGCTCGAAGACGTACAAATCAAGGGTTTTGGATTGCACGTGCTGCTAATCATACCGATGGCCTACACGCAGCTCGATTCGGACCAGCTAAATACGCTTCGGCTGTGGAAGAAACTGCGCGTACTGTGTGCCGGCATCTGGCACAATCTGGTGCTGGGACTGTTCACGTACCTGCTGTTCATCTCCACCCCACTACTCTTCTCCGCAATCTATCGCACCAGCGATGGTGTGATCGTGACCGCGCTCAAAAACAATTCCCCCATGGCCGGTTCGCGCGGGCTTGAGCAGGGTGACATCATAAAATCGATCAACAGTTGTGAGATACACCACGAGGAAAGTTGGTTCGAATGTTTGCTTCACACGATTCATTCACCACCGGCCTACTGCGTGTCGACTGATTTCGTTCACCTGAACGATGAATCCGTACCCATGTCGCACAAAAACGACGGGCTGATTGAGTGTTGCGGCAGCGAAAACACCGCTTCGAGCTGCTTCGAGTACATGGTGGACGCGAACGATGACGATGTGGCGCTACCGCAGCACATGTGCCTCAACATACGCAAAACGATCGAGAACAGTTTCGGGTACTGTCAACACAACGGCCAATGTTCGGAAGGGCATTGCTTTAAGCCAAGCATCAACAACTACACCACGATCATGCAGATACGGCGCGAGTCTAAACCGGACGTCATCTACATTGGGCATCCGGGCGATGCAACCCGAACAGTGCACGTTTCGCGCTTCGTCCCAAAGACGGGCCTGTTTGCGCCACGCTTtgccgactcgatccagttgctGCTCAAGTATGTGACCGTGTTTGCGATCGGCCTAGCGTTCATCAACGTAATGCCGTGCTATGGTTTCGATGGGCAGCATATCGTCAACACGCTGCTGACGGACGGCACAATCCAGCAGCGTATACCGCAGAAAGGCAAACGGGACATGATTTCGCTAGCGGTCAACGTTATTGGCACACTATTCGTGTTTATACTGCTTATAAAAGTGTTTTGGCTGTCGCTCTCTCGGGTGCTGTCCGTTTGAGGAGGTACCGCAAAATGGATGCCATTGGGTGGCAGGTCCCAAACTATGCCATACGACATCGAATTCCATTTATGTaggaaattcaaattttagaAGCTTGCAGCTACAGGACTCGTTAGCAGTAGATGCTAGCACAGTAGGTgagaacagttttgtttttatttttttaattgtattgATAGTAAAACAGAACCGAATCAACCACCTATCGGTAAGGATGATTTCGTACAAGCAAACTATTAGTCACGTAACATGGCGCATCAGCATACTAGCAGCTCGCACTGATTGCAATCATTTATAGGAAAGACATATTGTGTATTGATAATAGCCAATAGAATAAACATGATCACAGATCTAAAACTAAAGGATAATATTCAGTACAGCGGTATGTTATTTTCACAAGTTGGAGTTGTGAACGTGTTAAATCTTTCCTGCTTGAAACACATGTTGGTCAAGATCAGCTGTCCCGAGATCTACGACATGCGTTGGGAAAGGCGAGACATCAACAGAAATCTTCGGAGCTACACAAGGCTATTGCAAGATAACTCACCGGATGTTCTGCATTCTCCCAGACGTTACTCAACCCGCAACATCAGACCCATTGGTATCTCCCGCAACATTACACATCAACAAACTTCGCTGcgaaccaggcgtctccattcgtTGGCATTTCATTTCGATTCCTTCTCAAACCTCTTTACCATTCTCTCAAGAATGCTGAATTCCgtgctgctgtttggtgtgccttttttattataacaaCAAGCCCAAAGCACCTTGTGCCTGTTCCGCTTTTGCCACGAGAGCGAAGGCTCACTCGCTCACACTCGCTCGCACGTTCTCACGCCAACTCGGTGTGCTGCGCTCTCGTAGCAGTAGTGGTGGTATTGCGGAAAATTCGTCGCCTCCGAAGCCACAAACGCAGTAGTCGTTTGAACGCTTTCGTGCAGTGCGGTAGCGGTCGTCCTGTCCGGTGACGACACAGTGTGCGAAAACGCGTGTGTGTAGTGCTGCAGCAGCCGCGTGACAgctgttctgtgtgtgtgtgtgggtgcgtgcgtagtttttttttggttgtatctgattttgtttgctttgctacaCTGTCCGTTTCGCTTTGGGTTATATTGCCGAATGCGCCACACGACACGCGGGGCCCGGTTTAACAAGCGAGTGTAGGTGTGTACAGCACACGGTGAATGTTTTCGGCTGCTTGGCAAGCATGTAGTGCAGCCACATTGTTGTTTACAGTTGCTGTACTAAGGACATTCGATGTGCAACTTTAAGTTTGTGTTAGTGCTCTTGTGTTGCTTCACATTCTGCTACTAGAGAGTGTTTAAAGAACAACGCATTTAAACGGATAGCTTATTAATTTTAGCTACAAATAGTTTTGTACAGTaggtaaaaaagtaaaacccaGCAATTGACACACCGGACCACGTACGAATCAGACTTTTTAGTGATTAAtgtactgttttgtttaatgtgtaACATTTATCGAGCTGGTTtatataaaaatcaaaaaggTTACGATAAACATAGCTCTTCAACGGGGATAACGATCGCGAGATAACATATTACGATACATGAGGTACGAGAGCGAGCGGTACGAAGTAGAAGAAAGCGAGAGAACCGatcagatgatgatgattgttgaTGCTACTTACTGCTGAGCCTGTGCTATCTAATTATAGCGTAAAAAACGGAAATTTctttcggtaaaaaaaaaaaacctcaacctTTTACCACTTGGTCGAGGGCGGTAGGAAGGGAGTGGAATTCTTTAGCGGTGGAGGATGAGAATTGAGGTACAGCACGGGTGATCCGGAGGGATTGAGAAGAGAATGCGAAAAAATATGCGAAAGtgacaacaaaacaagtgttttttcgTTAGCAATGCGTGTCTCTGTGTGGTTGTTGAAATGCTTCATtttgcaaacgaaaaataGTCAACGTGTGCAGTGGAGGGATGGCCAATGCATTGTGTTGGGCGGGGTGATGCAGTGAAATGGGCCGACAATACGCTTAATTGTATTTGCGATGTGTGTCAATCGTTCAATTGCAATCTTTCCCACCCAAGGTGGCTGTCAGATGAAAGTCGTCGTCGCCTACTAGCGGCGGATCGGTAAATCGAATTGTGTAGCCCGCCGTGTACGGTTGGGGATTAAGTTCTTCTAGTGTGATGAATGTTACTTCTCCTCCGTGAGTTACATATCGGAAGGTTAATTTTTACAGCAAACCAGAGCTCGTGACGTGCATTTCACCTTCCAGGGAGGGAAAAATTGTGAATCACAGGTGCATTGCGGTGACCCAAATTTAACGCAAAGTGAGTGCATTACGGACCCCCAACATGCAGTAGCCGACACAGCGCCACCATCGGGGGTTCCATCGTGGCAGACAAGGCCCTACCTAGAATGATCAGTACGGATCGGCACGTGCCGGATCTGACACTGACCACCAGCCGGATCCTTCCGTTGCGTCTCGACCAAAGCCGCCACCAGTGCCGTCCAGCTACCAGCGCCGCCTGTCCGTGCCCGTGCCAGATCGCCGCCACAAGATGAGTGACAAGCTCACCGGTGGACGGTACAACCGTATCAGTCCATCCTCGGGCCGGGGGTCCATCATTGCCTACTCGCCACTGCCGAAGTCGGAGCAGGATTGTTTGCAGGCGCCCGGTAACAACTGTCTCGCGATACCGCTGTCCGCGATCCAGACGACGGCGGATCACAGCACCGTCCCGGGCCATCACGGTCCGCATCCGGTCAATCTGGCGCACGCCAACTCGTTGCCGGTCGTCGGTGGCGTACCGGGCAAGCTGCCGAATGCTGGACACGGCATGATGGCCCACGGCGACGGCCAGAAACATGCTGCCAATCAACACCACAACAatgggaacaacaacaacaacaacaacaatgcaaATCATAATTCCAAcggtaagctttttttttacttgtagTTAAGCTCATGTAGGTAGTAAAGCTCTTTAGGTTTGActggatttgtttgtgttgtgttctttttttatcggtGTTTGTGGTGCATCTGTGTGTAGGGATAGGGTTTAAGTTGATTTTCGGTAGCTTATTGTTGAACGTAGAGTTGCTAAATGCACTGAATGTTGCATTCATTTCTATTGTTTGATATATTACTTTCTGATTTGCTTGctgttgaaaaaaatatttatagatTACttcaaaaaaatgcaaattgttgttgtttaaaattaattagctGTCTAACATACTAAACTTAACGTTTCGTAGTAAAACCAATTAAATTAcatcataaatcaaaaatGCTAATTTACGAACCAAACACCGAAtgatcatttttaatttaaaaccaaacTTAAGACATTCAACATATTAATCTCAATTTGCACCTTCAACATATCGACCATAGCCCTAAGCATCCCTAACCCTCACCCGTGTGCCGCTCGCAGTTTatcaaatggaaatgtttcactttATTACTTGCTCGTCTTTCTAATAATTGCTACCGGCTCCATTAATCACTTGCAGCCCATCCGTAACGATTTTCTTATCGGGCGTGCTGTCGACAACAACCGCAAATATGTGTCAGTGGTTTGCAACTCATTAAAACTAACGACAAATTAATCATCTACGCCTGCACTTCGCTTAATCCACAGTTGGGCCCTCTATGGGATTAGTGATTGCCACTCGGAGGAATGAAAGttttggcaacatttttgttgttgtacagTTCCATAACCGAAAAGTGAGCTTATGGTACGATAAAGATGATGTATGTACTGGTCGTAAATTTGCTTGTGATAATTCTCTCGAGCAGTGGTTCGGCGTTGTTACAGAACACCCCAAGCCTGTTCTCAGCTTCTTGTCGCATATGTGAAATGGAGAGCAATCAGATACATTTGCTATTATTTGAAAACACAGTAAGACGCACTGTTTCTTTGGGGAATAGTTGATTAgaataaacttttttattttccattattttaattgcacataagttttccattacaacaacaacaacttctTTAGTTACTTCTGAACTTATCACCTAAAAATctataaaaaaggaacaaaatgtTATAGATTTACGGTTTAGAGTTCTCTATTTGTTGCTGTCTGAGCTGCAAGCTTCCTACACTTGGCATATTATTGGAGATAAATGTTTTGTATCTATCCTGAAGATTTCTGTTGACTTTTGTTCTGAAAGGTGTATGCATTTGAAGTTGAGTTATCAAATAATCAAATCTGGAATGGAATACTTAGTAGACGATGAGATAGAGTTAAATCACAGTCgctataattttaataacaaagAATTGTACTACATTTCTACCAGTGTTTGCTGAAGCTGATGGTAAAAAACGGATGATTTATCTGTATTTGTATCTGTTTTGGTCAATACAAATACATATGTTGACTCAAAGTTTGTAGCTATATTATTAAgctttattaatatttaattattgactaaactaaaaattttgtaaataaaattatgtacaaaaacaaatgttttccttATTATATTACCAACCTTTGCCGccatattttatttgcaccaATATAAGGGTTAGTTGTACTTTAACACCGAAACGACAAGCTTTCGTTTCTAACGGTGATTGCTGAAATGGAATTATACCACTTACCTACGGTTTCAGCGCCAGTCCaatatttattccattttccgTTTATGCTAGCGTGTGTACCTTCTGCTGATGGGTCGATTTTTCGtattgctgttttctttttttttgtgcaaaagagTTTTTTTCATAAGCGAATATAAACGATTCCTCTGTGCGAAAGTTCTGTGTGGATCATTTTGGTCGCGAAATTGTTTGCATCGGTTAGTCGGAATGCTCATAAAACTCGAAtcattattaaacaaaatttgcattttgatTTGTCAGTATCGTATTGATTTAATgttggttattttttgcttaactCTTGACATATGTTCGTATAAACTAACTGTACAGcgaataattcaattaaaaactcAGCGAAAGTAAAACTCAACGTTTTA
This region of Anopheles marshallii chromosome 2, idAnoMarsDA_429_01, whole genome shotgun sequence genomic DNA includes:
- the LOC128708068 gene encoding membrane-bound transcription factor site-2 protease, yielding MELIVILGIVVLMYVVLLFFDGFFKSCMHYPYDAFLRGTGLTVKFLRLQWHTTALNRSIVKWSTKYPKILDCSFNVGVYLSLVLMPFAVVMIVISSFQTNLHGQSARVVTSGGVGGDSRTPVRRMVEIDLVVPGVNLPINEIGYYIAALAINSVVHELGHGLAAVLEDVQIKGFGLHVLLIIPMAYTQLDSDQLNTLRLWKKLRVLCAGIWHNLVLGLFTYLLFISTPLLFSAIYRTSDGVIVTALKNNSPMAGSRGLEQGDIIKSINSCEIHHEESWFECLLHTIHSPPAYCVSTDFVHLNDESVPMSHKNDGLIECCGSENTASSCFEYMVDANDDDVALPQHMCLNIRKTIENSFGYCQHNGQCSEGHCFKPSINNYTTIMQIRRESKPDVIYIGHPGDATRTVHVSRFVPKTGLFAPRFADSIQLLLKYVTVFAIGLAFINVMPCYGFDGQHIVNTLLTDGTIQQRIPQKGKRDMISLAVNVIGTLFVFILLIKVFWLSLSRVLSV